Sequence from the Pseudomonas sp. 7SR1 genome:
CGACTTTGGGGCGCCCGTTTTCGTGATTCAACTGCCTGCACGAGCCTGCGTCTTCCTTGCGCCGTCCGCACCCTTGATCCCAGGTCGATGCCGTTGCGGTGCCGATCGAGCCGATCAACGTCACTGCGAACTCAACGCCGCCCCACCCGCGTACTCACATCCACCCACACCGCCAGCACCAGGATGCTGCCCTTGACGATCATCTGCCAGTAGCTGTCGACATCGAGCATGGACATGCCGTTGTCCAGGCTGGTGATGACCAGCGCGCCGAGCAGGGCTCCGTAGACGGTGCCGGAGCCGCCGCGCATGGAGGTGCCACCGATGAAGCAGGCGGCGATGGCGTCGAGTTCGCCCATGTTGCCGGCCGAGGGCGAGCCCGCCGCCAGGCGCGCGGTGTTGACCACGCCGGCGAGGGCGCACATCACCCCCATGATGCCGAAGATCCACAGCTTCACTGCCTGCACATTGATGCCGGACAGGCGCGTGGCTTCCATGTTGCTGCCCACCGAGTAGACCCGGCGACCGAATACGGTCTGGCTGGTGACGTAGCTGAACACCCCCAGCAGAATCAGCAAAAGCAGTACCGGCACAGGAATGCCGTCGTAGCTGTTCAGGGTGTAGACGAACCCGGCCAGCACCACGCCGATCAGCACCACGCGCAGCACGTCACGCACCCGTGAATGGGCGGCCAGGCCATGGAGGGCGCGGTTGCGGCGTTGTTTCCAGGTCAGGAACAGCGTCAGGGCGAACAGCAGCACACCCAGGCCCGTGCCTACGGTGTGGGGCAGATATCCCTGGCCGACGTAGACCAGTTCCGGCGACACCGGGGCGATGGTGGTGCCGCCGGTGACGCCCAGCAGAATGCCGCGAAAGGCCAGCATGCCGCCCAGGCCGACGATGAACGAGGGGATGCGCAGGTAGGCCGTCATGTAGCCGTTGCCCAGGCCGATCATCAGGCCGCACAAGGCGACCAGGCTCAGGTTCGCCAGCAGCGGGATGTGATAGACCACGTCCAGGATCGCCGCCAGTCCTCCCAGCAAGCCGAGCAACGAGCCCACCGACAGGTCGATCTCGCCACTGATGATCACCAGCACCATGCCGCAGGCGAGGATTCCGGTGATGGACATCTGCCGCAGCAGGTTGGACAGGTTGCGCGGGGTCAGGAACCCGCCATCGGTCTGCCAGCTGAAAAACAGCCAGATGACCGCCACGGCGATCACCAGCGCGAGCATTTTGTAGCGGCTGAAAAGTTGTTTGACCTGATTCATCTACGCAGACTTCCGATCGTTATTGTCATGGCCATCGGGATGGCTGAGCGCAGCGGCGAGCACCTGTTCCTGGGTCAGGCCCTGGTTGATGAAATCCCCCCGCAATTGGCCGTCGCCGATTACCAGCACGCGGTCGGAAACCCCCAGCACTTCGGCCAGTTCCGACGACACCATGATGATCGACACGCCTTCGGCCGCCAGGGCGCCCATCAGTTTGTAGATCTCGTACTTGGCGCCGACGTCCACGCCCCGGGTGGGCTCGTCGAGAATCAGCACGCGGGGTCTGGTCAGGAGCATCTTCGCCAGCACGGCCTTCTGCTGGTTGCCGCCGGATAGGCTGGTGATCGGCAGGAACGGGCTGGCGGTCTTGAGATGCATGCGCGAGATCTCCCTGTCGATGCAGCCCAGCTCCGCTTCGGCGTCGATGCGGGTCATCTTCGAATAGTTCTCCAGCACGGCCAGGGTGATGTTCTGGCCAACGCCCAGGTCCGGGATGATGCCCTGGCGCTTGCGGTCCTCGGGGACCATGCACAGGCCGGCGCGGATCGATTTCAGGGGCGTGCGCGTGTCGATCGGCTTGCCGTCCAGCCAGACTTCGCCTTCGTAGCGCCCGGGGTAGGCGCCGAACAGCGCCGACACCAGTTCCGTGCGGCCGGCCCCCACCAGGCCTGCGATGCCAAGGATCTCCCCGCGCTTGAGCACGAAGGAGATGTTGTCGACCCGCTTGCGCCTGGGGTTGTCGACGTCGTAGCAGGTGACGTGGCGAGCCTCGAATATCACGTCGCCGATGTCATGGGGTTCGGTGGGGTAGAGGTTGTTCATTTCCCGTCCCACCATCTGGGCGATGATGCTGGGGATGTCCATGTCCGCCATTGCGGTAGTGGCGATGTGTTTGCCATCGCGGATCACCGAAATGGTGTCGCAGACGGCTGCGACTTCATCGAGCTTGTGGGAGATGTAGACGCAAGCGACGCCCTTGGCCTTGAGGCCACGGATGATGTCCAGCAACACTTCGATTTCCGAGCGGGTCAGGGCCGATGACGGTTCGTCGAGGATCAGCAGGCGCGCCTGTTTGTTCAGGGCCTTGGCGATTTCCACCAGTTGCTGGTAGCCGCCGCCATACTGGGAGACGGGCAGCGAGACGTTCATGTCCGGCACCTTGAGTTCGCGCATCAGGGCTTCGGCGCGGTGGATCATCGCCGGGTAGTTCATGCGTCCGCCGGGCAGCGTCAGCTCATGGCCCATGAAGATGTTCTCGGCCACCGACAGGTCGGGCACCAGGGTCAGTTCCTGGTGGATGATGACGATGCCGGCGGCTTCGGTCTCGCTGATCGATTGGGCCTTGAGCGGCTGGCCATCCCAGAGGATTTCGCCGTCCCAGGTGCCATGGGGATAGACCGCCGACAGGACCTTCATCAACGTGGATTTGCCGGCACCGTTCTCGCCGCACAGGCCGACGCATTCGCCGGGCCTGACCTTGATATCGATACCGTTCAGCGCTTTGACACCGCCGAAAGTCTTGACGATGCCATTCATTTGCAACAGGTAGTCGGACATGGTGAAGGCTCGTGAAAAAGGGCTCACACAGACGCAGGGGGCAAGAATTTCTGGTGTCAGTCAGGCCCCTGTGGGAGCGAGCAAGCTCGCTTCCACAGGGACTTTGCTTAACCCGGGATGTGCATCCAGGTCACTGCCCGGCGATCTGCGCCTTGGTATAGAACCCGTCCTTTTCCAGCAGGTCGATGTTGTCCTTGGTCAGCGGCGTTGGCGTGAGCAGGATGGTGTCGACTTTCTTGCTGCCGTTGTCGTATTGCGAACTGAAGTTGGGTTTCTCGTTGCGTGCCAGTTGCACCGAGAGCTTGGCGGCTTCGGAGGCGATCAGCTTCAGGGGCTTGTAGACGGTCATGGTCTGGGTGCCGTCGATCACCCGCTTGACCGCCGCCAGGTCGGCGTCCTGCCCGGAGATCGGCACCTTGCCAGCCAGCTTCTGCGCGGCCAGGGCCTGGATGGCGCCGCCGGCGGTGGCGTCGTTGGAAGCGACGATGCCATCGATCCTGTTGTTGTTCCGGGTCAGGGCGTTTTCAACGATGCTCAGGGCTTCGGTGGGGTTCCATTCCTTGACCCATTGCTGGCCGACTATCTTGATGTCGCCCTTGTCGATGGCCGGTTGCAGCACCTTCATCTGGCCCTCGCGCAGGACCTTGGCGTTGTTGTCGGTGGGCGCGCCGCCGAGCAGGAAGTAGTTGCCCTTGGGGGCCGCTTTCAGCACGCCGCTGGCCTGCATCTCTCCGACCTTTTCGTTATCGAAGGAAATGTAGGCGTCGATATCGGCGTTGAGGATCAGCCGGTCATAGGACACCACCTTGATCCCGGCCTTCTTGGCCTCGGCGACGGCGTTGGTCAGCACGGTGGCGTTGAACGGCACGATGACGATCACATCGACGCCACGGGAGATGAGGTTTTCGATCTGTGAAATCTGCTTCTGCTCGTTGGCATCGGCCGACTGTACATAGACCTTGGCATCGAGTTTTTCCGCTGCGGCGACGAAGTAGTCCCGGTCCCGCGACCAGCGTTCCAGGCGCAGGTCATCGATGGAGAAACCGATCTTCGGGTGGGTGGCGTCGGCCATGACCGGAAGCGACAGCAGGGCCAGGGCGCCGGCGAGCAAGGTGCGTTTGACTGTTTTCATGGGTGCGTCCTTTTATTGTTTTTTGAAAGACACTGCCTGACGGTGAACGTGGTGCCGGTAGAACTGTAGAGAGTCTCGGGGCGCGGCGAGCGGAGATTTGTCGCGAGAATGTAACAGCCTCGCGGCGCCCGTCGGCTCTCCTGGCCGTCAGGGATAGATGAACCGATTGACCAGGTTTTCGAGCATCTCCTGGCGACCGCTGACCGCCTGCGGGTTCAGTTCGTGGGCAAATGCATGTTCGGCCAGGGCGGCGAGGCTGAATTCCCCCGCCAGCACCGCTTGCCCGAAAGGTTGCTGCCAGCCGGCATAGCGCTGGTCCTTGAACTGCTGGAGCCGATCGTTGCGCACCATGGCCGCTGCACGCTCCAGGGACACGGCGAGCACGTCCATGGCGGTGACGTGGCCATGGAACAGGTCGAGTTCGTCCACGCTCTGGCGACGCACCTTGGCGTCGAAGTTGAAGCCGCCATTGCCGAAGCCACCGGCCTTGAGGATCTCGTAGATCGCCAGGGTCATTTCCTCGACGCTGTTGGGGAACTGGTCGGTGTCCCAGCCGTTCTGCGGATCGCCCCGGTTGGCATCGATGCTGCCGAATATTCCCAGTGAAACGGCCGTGGCGATCTCGTGATGGAAGCTGTGGCCGGCCAGGGTCGCATGGTTGGCCTCGATGTTGACCTTGATTTCCTTCTCAAGGCCGAACTGCTGCAAGAAGCCGAAGACCGTGGCGCTGTCGTAGTCGTATTGATGCTTGGTCGGTTCCTGGGGCTTGGGTTCGATCAGCAGGTCGCCCTTGAAACCGATCCTGTGCTTGTGCTCCACCACCATGGCCATGAACCGGCCCAGTTGCTCGCGCTCGCGCTTCAGGTCGGTGTTGAGCAGGGTTTCATAACCCTCGCGACCGCCCCACAGGACGTAGTTTTCGCCCTTGAGACGCTGGGTGGCGTTCATCGCGCTGCACACCTGGGCGGCGGCACAGGCGAACACTTCCGGGTCCGGGTTGGTGGCGGCGCCCGCGGCGAAACGCGGGTTGCTGAAGCAATTGGCCGTGCCCCACAACAGCTTGACCCCGGTCTGCTCCTGGTGGCGTTCCAAGTGGTCGATCATCTGTGCGAAGTGGTTGCGATAGTCCTTCAACGAGTTGCCTTCCGCAGCGACATCGGTGTCGTGGAAGCAGTAGTAGTCGACACCCAGCTTGGAGAAGAATTCGAAGGCCGCCTCGGCCTTGCCGATGGCCACTGCCATGGGGTCCCCGGGCTGGTGCCAAGGGCGCTTGAAGGTGCCGGCGCCGAATACGTCAGAACCGGGCCAGACAAAGGAGTGCCAATAGCAGACCGCCATGCGCAGGTGCTCGCGCATGGGCTTGCCGAGCACGAGTTTGTTGGCGTCGTAGTGGCGAAAGGCAAGGGGCGAGTCGCTGGCAGGCCCTTCGTAGCGAATCTTGTCGACAACGGGAAAGTAGGGCATTTGCAGGTTTCCTTGTTGTTCTTGGCGGTGTCCCGATACTAGCAACGGCCCGCCGGCCGCTGATTATGAAAATCACCAATGCATGGTTCGATTTTGAGTACTAGTCTGTGGCAACCGCCTCGACGTCGACCGGCCCAGGACCACAACAATGAAAACCGTCCCTCCCGTCCACCGCATTGCACTGCTTTTCAACGGCAGCAAGATCTACGACCGCGGCATCATCAGCGGCATCGGCAATTACCTGAGCAGCACCCGCGCGTCCTGGGACCTGTTCCTGGAAGAGGATTTCCTCTGTCGCTTGAAAGGCATCGAGCGCTGGCAGGGCGACGGGATCATCGCCGACTTCGACGACCCACTGATCGGCGAGGCGTTGGCCGGGATCCGCCTGCCCGTGGTGGCGGTGGGGGGCTCCTATGAGGATGAGCGTGCCTATCCCAAGGGCATTCCCTATGTCGCCACGGATAATTTTGCGTTGATGAAGCTGGCCTACGAGCATCTGATCGAGGCCGGACTGACACGCTTTGCCTGTTTCAGCCTGCCCGTGGCGCAAGCCAATCGCTGGGCGCAGGAGCGTGAAAGAGCCTTTCGCTCGCTGCTGCAGCGCGACGGCTTGCATGTGGAGGTATATCGCGGCATGGGCACCAGCGCGCCGCTCTGGGACAGCGCGGTGGAACAGCAGATCGCCTGGCTGCAAAGCCTGCCCAAACCCATCGGTATCATTGCCGTCAGCGATGCGCGGGCACGGCAGTTGCTGCAAGCCTGCCTGACCGCTGGCATCGCTGTGCCGGAACAGGTGGCGCTGATCGGCATCGATAACGACCCGCTGACCCGCAGCCTGACCCGGGTGCCCCTCAGCTCGGTCATTCAAGGCACCGAGACCATGGGCCGCACTGCCGCGCGCCTGCTCCACCAGATGTTGCACGGCATGCCCTCCACGGGCACTCAGGTGTTGATCCCGCCGGATGCGATCAATGTCCAGGCGTCGAGCCTGCATCAACCCCTGGGCAACCCTTACGTCATGCAGGCCTTGCTGTTTATCCGCCAATACGCCTGCCAGGGCATCAAGACTGCCCAGGTGGCGGCCTATGTCGGTGTGTCCCGCTCATCCCTGGAAGCGCATTTTCGCAAGGTGCGCGGATGCAGCGTGCACGACGAAATCCTGCGCTTCAAACTGGCCGCCGCTGCCAGCGGACTGGAGAAAACCGATTCGCCGATTGCCGACATCGCCCGTCAGTGCGGCTTCAAGTCGGCGCAATACCTGCACACGGTGTTTCGTCGGGAGTTCGGCTGCACACCGCGCGAGTATCAGCAAGGCGCAACGTGACGATGGCTCGTTCCACCGTGCAGAAGCTCATCAATACTGGCGCACGACCACGGCGTTGTAGCGCCGTTGCAACTCGTCGTAACCTGCCCGTGCAGCGGCGAGGTCCTGGTTCAGTTGCGCGGCGTCCGCCCCGGCGGCCCAGTGCTGTTGCAGGCGTTCGAGGTACGTCAACCATTCCCAGGCCTGCGAGCTGATGACGCTCCACACGGGCAGGTTGCCATCTGCCGAGCGCAAGCGGGGCAGTGCCTGGATGAAGGTCTCTGCGTCCGCCCAACGGGTCATCAATGACTGATGCAGGTCGAGCAACTGACGGGGCGTCAGCGCCGCGCCGGTGGTCATGGCATCGAGGGCATCCATGGTCTGGCGGGCATCGATCATGAAGCGCAGCGTATACCAATGCTGGTCATGCCCCAGGCGTTGCTCGATGGAGGCCAGTTGCTGCTGTCGCGCCTCCAGTTGCGGCTGCTCGAACGCCTGGCGCAAAGGGATCGCCCGGGTGCGTGCTTCTTGCAGGCGCGCGCTCAGGGCTTGTTCAAGCCGGGCCAGTTCGAGGGGATCCCGATCCATCGGCCGCTGCGCCAGCCAGCGCTCGACGGCCTCGGCGTCCGGACGCAGTTGGTCGTAGGCCGTGACGTAGTTTCTGGCTAGCGCTTGCAGGCCTTCCGGTGTTCCTGCGCCGAGCCATCGGTAACAGGGCGATGGCGGTGCATCGTTGCCGGGGACGATTTCACCGGAGCCCATGCCGAAGCCGGCAAAGAAATGTCGGTAGGCATCGTGCTGCGTCGATGAAGCGACCAGGTCACGGTATTCGGCGTAGCGTCGCTCCAGGAGCTCCGCGCCATTCAACAGGCAGGTGTTGATCTGCTGCACTTGCTGCCAGCGCGAGCGGGTCTGCGGGTCGATGTGCTTGCGAGGGTCCAGCTGCAGCACCAGCCAGGTCAGGCCCAGCAGTGCAATCACAGCAATCGCGAAGGCTCGATTACTGATCATGGCTTTCCTGCCTGGGAGGACGTGGGTACATGCCACTGCTGCGCGGACAATTCGGTCGGGCAGGGCGTCGAGGTGGATTGGCGTGCGGCGCAGGTTCGCTGTGGCCAGGCCTGGAGCCCCTCGTTCGGGGCGAGCGGCGCATTGCCCGCGAGGGTATTGCCCAGCAGGAGCAGCGGGATGAGGATGCCCAGCGAGAGGCCGACAAGGACATCGTCCGGCAAGCGCTCATAGACTCGGGAATACAGGGCGGCGGCGCGTTTGGTCAGATTGCCTCGGCTCAGGATCGCCAGCGTGGCGAGGATGCCGAAGTAGGCAACCGCTCCGGCAAGTCCACCCGCCAGGTAGATGACGCCGCCCAGCAGTCCGACCCAGAGGCTTTCGCGTATCGGCAGCGGGGTGGGGCGTCGCAGGCTCAGCCAGCGCCCGTAGCGGTCATGGAGCCATTGATCGAGGCGCCATGCCCGGCTCAGGGTCTTGCATGCCGCGTTGAGCCCCCATGCAGCGGCGCCGAGAAACAGCGCGCGCAGGAACATGTCGATGACGCTGATGTAGAACGTCCCGCCGAGGCGATACTCCAGCAGCCAGCTCATGCTGGCCGAAGCGCCGACGATGGCCAGGGGCACCGCCATGGCCGGCGGCCGACGACGCAGCGCGCGCCAGTTGTCCGGGGCCAACTGCGGCATCTGGTACAGCAACTGCGGATAGCGAAGCTGCACGGTGCGATACAACGCCTCGCAGGCATCCCAGTCGGCGGCGCTGAAGGTGATGCTCAGGCGCACCCGGGCGTCTTCGTCGAGGGTGCCGAACAGCATGCGCGCTGCCTGGGATTCGCTGCTGTCATAGAACTGGGTGAGGCGGGTCTGTTCCTGCACGAACATGGCACAGTCGCTGCGAGCCAGCAGTTGGCTCCACCAGGGCTCGGGGCAGGCGTTATGATGACCGCTGCGGGTCCAGCCCTGTTGCGTGCAAATGCTTTCGAACAGCCTCTGCGACCAGTTCGGCGACTGTAGCAGCACCAGGGCCAGGCTCTGGTTCAGCCACTGGCGCGCATCCAGGGTTTGCAGCCAGGGGCTTGCGGCCAGCTTGCGGGCCAGTTCGAGGAATCGCCCGCTATCCTGCCGGGCCTCGGTCAGGCGCGACGAGGCCTGCTCCATGAGGGTGTTGCGCAGGTGTTCGAGGGTGGTTCGCGGCAAGCCTTCATGTTGCCAAGGGGTGAGCCAGTGCAATTGCTCGATGGCCGCCTCGGCCAGTTCGTAGCGGTCGTCTGGCAGGCAGCGCAGCAGCAGGCCTTGTTCGAACGCCGCTTCGCATCCAAGCAGGCGTGCCTGGGCCACGCGGTCGGCGAGGTTGGTCGCGCTGATTCCTTCCAGGCATTGCGCCGCCAGGCCTTCGGCCGGGCAAGCCCCGTCATCCGTCTGCCGAGGGGACGGTTGTTGCACCCGAGGCGACTCGATGGGCTCGGGCAGCGAGGTGTCGGCGGGCTCCTCACGCTGCCAATCGGCCCATGCCATCGCCTGCTCATAAGCCTCGCGCAGTCGCTGGAAGCCCTCGGGGTCTTCGTCGGGCCGGTGTCGCTTGAGCAGGCTGGCATACTGGCGCTTGATGCTGCGCTTGTCGGCATCCTCCGGCAGATCCAGGACCACCCAGCAACTCATCGCCAGACGTCCCGTTCCAAGGTGTCGAGCTGTTCGGAAATCTGCATTCGCAGGGCGCGGATGTCGTGCAGTTCCTGGGTTTCGAGCACCTGGGCAAAACGCGTGGCCAGGTCGTCGACCCGCTGGCGAAGGTCACCGCGGCTTTCCTGGTAGAGGCGTTCGAGGCGGGCGATCAGCACGGTATTGGGCTGCTCGTCACGCGGATGGACCTTCAGCGCCGCCAGCGCTTCGAGCCGACGGGCGATGTCGGCTTCGTCCAGCAGGCCGGTGTTGTTGGTGATCACCAGTTTGTGCCGCTCCCCGGTCTGGACGGTCTGCGCATCGGCTTCCAGCAGGCCGTTGGTGTCGTAGGTGAAGCGCACGTCGATGCTCACCTCACCGGCGGGCATGGGGGGCACGGGGATTTCCAGCTCGCCGAGCAGGATGTTTTCGCTGACCTGGCGGCTCTCGCCCTGGTAGACCTTCAGCAGAACCATCTTCTGCTGGTCGCGCAGGGTCACCACGCGTTTGACCCGGCTCACGGGGACCACGCAATTGCGTTCGATGATCGGCAGGTAATGGCCCGACTCGAGCTTGCCACCGTAGTCGACCGATATCTCGATGCCCATGGAGTAGGGGCAGACATCCGTGAGCACCACTTCTTCGAGCGCCGCGTCACGGCTTTTCAGGCCCGCTTGCACGGCGGCGCCGAGCGCCACGGCTTCGTCGGGGTTGAGTTGGATCGACGGAAAGCGGCCGAACAGGCTGGCGACCAGTTTTCGCACCAGGGGCATGCGGGTGGTGCCGCCCACCAGCAGCACCTCGTCCAGCTCGCTGGCGCGGATCCGGGCATCGCGCAGGGCCGTTTCGATGGGGGCGCGCAGCCGGGCGAACAGCGGCGCATAGAGCCCGGCCATTTCCGCCTGGGTGTATGGCTGATGCCACTCGCGGTCGCCCTGGCGCACCGAGAACGTGGCGCTGGGCTCATGCCCGAGGGCCCTGCGCACCCGTTCGGCTTCCCGATGCAGGCGACTGAACAGTTGCGCATCGCCAAGGGGGACAGGGCCGGCAGCCGATTTGCCCTGGGCGCTCACGAAGGCCTGGAGCAGCAGCGTGTCGAAATCTTCCCCGCCAAGGTAGTTGTCGCCGGCGCTGGCCCGGACTTCCATCACGCCTTCGAACAGCTCCAGGATGGACACGTCGAAGGTCCCGCCGCCAAGGTCGAAGACCAGGAAGGTGCTGGCGTTGTCGCGTTGATGCAGGCCATAGGCGAGCGCCGCCGCCGTGGGTTCGTTGACCAGTCGCTCGACCTTGAAGCCGGCCAGTTCGCCGGCGATGCGCGTGGCTTTGCGCTGGGCGTCGTTGAAGTAGGCCGGGACGCTGATGACGGCTTCCTCCACCGGCTCGCCGAAGTGCCGTTCGGCATCCTCGCGCAGGCTGCGCAGCACCATGGCCGAAAGCTCCTCGGCGCGGAACTGACGATTGCCAAGGGCGGTGAGTCGGGCGCTGCCCATGTAGCGCTTGAAGAGAGCGGTGGTCACTTGCGGATGGGTCTGCAAGCGTTCCAGTGCCGCGCGACCGACCATCATCCGGCCTTCATCGTCCAGGCCCACCACACTGGGGGTCAGCCACTCGCCGAGGGCATTGGGCACCAGTTGCGCAGCGCCATCGCGCCATGCCGCAATCAGGCTATGGGTGGTGCCCAGGTCAATGCCGACAATCATGTCCGTTAAGCCTCCCTTACTTTTCGCGCCTTGGCGTTACCTGCGAGCCGGCCAGCCTAGCA
This genomic interval carries:
- a CDS encoding sugar ABC transporter permease, with product MNQVKQLFSRYKMLALVIAVAVIWLFFSWQTDGGFLTPRNLSNLLRQMSITGILACGMVLVIISGEIDLSVGSLLGLLGGLAAILDVVYHIPLLANLSLVALCGLMIGLGNGYMTAYLRIPSFIVGLGGMLAFRGILLGVTGGTTIAPVSPELVYVGQGYLPHTVGTGLGVLLFALTLFLTWKQRRNRALHGLAAHSRVRDVLRVVLIGVVLAGFVYTLNSYDGIPVPVLLLLILLGVFSYVTSQTVFGRRVYSVGSNMEATRLSGINVQAVKLWIFGIMGVMCALAGVVNTARLAAGSPSAGNMGELDAIAACFIGGTSMRGGSGTVYGALLGALVITSLDNGMSMLDVDSYWQMIVKGSILVLAVWVDVSTRVGRR
- the xylG gene encoding D-xylose ABC transporter ATP-binding protein — encoded protein: MSDYLLQMNGIVKTFGGVKALNGIDIKVRPGECVGLCGENGAGKSTLMKVLSAVYPHGTWDGEILWDGQPLKAQSISETEAAGIVIIHQELTLVPDLSVAENIFMGHELTLPGGRMNYPAMIHRAEALMRELKVPDMNVSLPVSQYGGGYQQLVEIAKALNKQARLLILDEPSSALTRSEIEVLLDIIRGLKAKGVACVYISHKLDEVAAVCDTISVIRDGKHIATTAMADMDIPSIIAQMVGREMNNLYPTEPHDIGDVIFEARHVTCYDVDNPRRKRVDNISFVLKRGEILGIAGLVGAGRTELVSALFGAYPGRYEGEVWLDGKPIDTRTPLKSIRAGLCMVPEDRKRQGIIPDLGVGQNITLAVLENYSKMTRIDAEAELGCIDREISRMHLKTASPFLPITSLSGGNQQKAVLAKMLLTRPRVLILDEPTRGVDVGAKYEIYKLMGALAAEGVSIIMVSSELAEVLGVSDRVLVIGDGQLRGDFINQGLTQEQVLAAALSHPDGHDNNDRKSA
- the xylF gene encoding D-xylose ABC transporter substrate-binding protein; translation: MKTVKRTLLAGALALLSLPVMADATHPKIGFSIDDLRLERWSRDRDYFVAAAEKLDAKVYVQSADANEQKQISQIENLISRGVDVIVIVPFNATVLTNAVAEAKKAGIKVVSYDRLILNADIDAYISFDNEKVGEMQASGVLKAAPKGNYFLLGGAPTDNNAKVLREGQMKVLQPAIDKGDIKIVGQQWVKEWNPTEALSIVENALTRNNNRIDGIVASNDATAGGAIQALAAQKLAGKVPISGQDADLAAVKRVIDGTQTMTVYKPLKLIASEAAKLSVQLARNEKPNFSSQYDNGSKKVDTILLTPTPLTKDNIDLLEKDGFYTKAQIAGQ
- the xylA gene encoding xylose isomerase produces the protein MPYFPVVDKIRYEGPASDSPLAFRHYDANKLVLGKPMREHLRMAVCYWHSFVWPGSDVFGAGTFKRPWHQPGDPMAVAIGKAEAAFEFFSKLGVDYYCFHDTDVAAEGNSLKDYRNHFAQMIDHLERHQEQTGVKLLWGTANCFSNPRFAAGAATNPDPEVFACAAAQVCSAMNATQRLKGENYVLWGGREGYETLLNTDLKREREQLGRFMAMVVEHKHRIGFKGDLLIEPKPQEPTKHQYDYDSATVFGFLQQFGLEKEIKVNIEANHATLAGHSFHHEIATAVSLGIFGSIDANRGDPQNGWDTDQFPNSVEEMTLAIYEILKAGGFGNGGFNFDAKVRRQSVDELDLFHGHVTAMDVLAVSLERAAAMVRNDRLQQFKDQRYAGWQQPFGQAVLAGEFSLAALAEHAFAHELNPQAVSGRQEMLENLVNRFIYP
- a CDS encoding XylR family transcriptional regulator; protein product: MKTVPPVHRIALLFNGSKIYDRGIISGIGNYLSSTRASWDLFLEEDFLCRLKGIERWQGDGIIADFDDPLIGEALAGIRLPVVAVGGSYEDERAYPKGIPYVATDNFALMKLAYEHLIEAGLTRFACFSLPVAQANRWAQERERAFRSLLQRDGLHVEVYRGMGTSAPLWDSAVEQQIAWLQSLPKPIGIIAVSDARARQLLQACLTAGIAVPEQVALIGIDNDPLTRSLTRVPLSSVIQGTETMGRTAARLLHQMLHGMPSTGTQVLIPPDAINVQASSLHQPLGNPYVMQALLFIRQYACQGIKTAQVAAYVGVSRSSLEAHFRKVRGCSVHDEILRFKLAAAASGLEKTDSPIADIARQCGFKSAQYLHTVFRREFGCTPREYQQGAT
- a CDS encoding DUF3829 domain-containing protein gives rise to the protein MISNRAFAIAVIALLGLTWLVLQLDPRKHIDPQTRSRWQQVQQINTCLLNGAELLERRYAEYRDLVASSTQHDAYRHFFAGFGMGSGEIVPGNDAPPSPCYRWLGAGTPEGLQALARNYVTAYDQLRPDAEAVERWLAQRPMDRDPLELARLEQALSARLQEARTRAIPLRQAFEQPQLEARQQQLASIEQRLGHDQHWYTLRFMIDARQTMDALDAMTTGAALTPRQLLDLHQSLMTRWADAETFIQALPRLRSADGNLPVWSVISSQAWEWLTYLERLQQHWAAGADAAQLNQDLAAARAGYDELQRRYNAVVVRQY
- a CDS encoding J domain-containing protein, whose protein sequence is MSCWVVLDLPEDADKRSIKRQYASLLKRHRPDEDPEGFQRLREAYEQAMAWADWQREEPADTSLPEPIESPRVQQPSPRQTDDGACPAEGLAAQCLEGISATNLADRVAQARLLGCEAAFEQGLLLRCLPDDRYELAEAAIEQLHWLTPWQHEGLPRTTLEHLRNTLMEQASSRLTEARQDSGRFLELARKLAASPWLQTLDARQWLNQSLALVLLQSPNWSQRLFESICTQQGWTRSGHHNACPEPWWSQLLARSDCAMFVQEQTRLTQFYDSSESQAARMLFGTLDEDARVRLSITFSAADWDACEALYRTVQLRYPQLLYQMPQLAPDNWRALRRRPPAMAVPLAIVGASASMSWLLEYRLGGTFYISVIDMFLRALFLGAAAWGLNAACKTLSRAWRLDQWLHDRYGRWLSLRRPTPLPIRESLWVGLLGGVIYLAGGLAGAVAYFGILATLAILSRGNLTKRAAALYSRVYERLPDDVLVGLSLGILIPLLLLGNTLAGNAPLAPNEGLQAWPQRTCAARQSTSTPCPTELSAQQWHVPTSSQAGKP
- a CDS encoding molecular chaperone HscC is translated as MIVGIDLGTTHSLIAAWRDGAAQLVPNALGEWLTPSVVGLDDEGRMMVGRAALERLQTHPQVTTALFKRYMGSARLTALGNRQFRAEELSAMVLRSLREDAERHFGEPVEEAVISVPAYFNDAQRKATRIAGELAGFKVERLVNEPTAAALAYGLHQRDNASTFLVFDLGGGTFDVSILELFEGVMEVRASAGDNYLGGEDFDTLLLQAFVSAQGKSAAGPVPLGDAQLFSRLHREAERVRRALGHEPSATFSVRQGDREWHQPYTQAEMAGLYAPLFARLRAPIETALRDARIRASELDEVLLVGGTTRMPLVRKLVASLFGRFPSIQLNPDEAVALGAAVQAGLKSRDAALEEVVLTDVCPYSMGIEISVDYGGKLESGHYLPIIERNCVVPVSRVKRVVTLRDQQKMVLLKVYQGESRQVSENILLGELEIPVPPMPAGEVSIDVRFTYDTNGLLEADAQTVQTGERHKLVITNNTGLLDEADIARRLEALAALKVHPRDEQPNTVLIARLERLYQESRGDLRQRVDDLATRFAQVLETQELHDIRALRMQISEQLDTLERDVWR